Part of the Dermatophilus congolensis genome is shown below.
GTGTCAAGGGTGTGGTCCCGGGCGTTTTGGCGTCGACCGGTTACGGAACTTTCTGCTGAGGTGGAGGTTCCTGCGGGTGAGCGTGAGTTTGTGTCAGCTGAGTCGATTCCAGTGATTGAACCTGATCGTTTGCGTGAGTTGCAGGGGCAGGCAGATCAGCCGGTTCCTCGGGGATTGTTTATTCCTACGGCGTCGTTGGTAGCGGTGTCGTGTGCGTTCACTTTGGCTGCTGGTCCGCTGTATGGGGTGACAGATCGGGCGGCTTCTGATTTGTTGTCGCGGACGCCGTATGTGCATGCGGTATTCCCGGCAGGGTGTGGTGAGGGGAGTGCGTGTCGTGGTTGATTCGAGTTCTGCGCGGCGTCAGTTCAGAGCGGTGAGGCGGCGGGTGCAACCGTTGCCGTTGGTGTTGTTGGTGACGGTGTGGGTGATGTTGTGGGGGAGAGCGACGTGGTTGAACGTCATTGGTGGGGTGGTGTTGACGGTGGGAATTTTGGTGTTGCTTCCTTTGCCGCCGTTGATTTTGGGGGTGCGGCTGCGTTTGTGGGCGGTGGTGGTGTTGTTGATGCGTTTTGTGGTGGATTTGACGGTGGCGAGTTTTCAGGTTGCTGCGAGGGCGTTGCAGGTGGGGTGGCAGCCGCAGGGGCGTTTGCTGCGGGTTCCTTTGCGTTCGGATAACGAGTTGATTGCTGTGGTGAATGCCGAGATGAACGCGTTGGTTCCGGGGTCGGTGGTGGTGGACTTGTCTCCGAGTGAGGGGTGGATGCTGTTGCATATTTTTGATGCGCCTGATGAGGAGTCGTTGCGGGTGGCGTTACGGAAGGCGCAGTCGCAGGAGGAGAGGGTGATTTGGGCGTTGGCGGAGAATCCGCAGGCAGTGTTGCGTGGTCGGCGGCGTTGGCGGTCTGTGGCGTCTGGAGTTGAGGGGCAGGTGCAGCGGTGAACGTTCAGCTGTGGGTTATTGGTGCGTGCGTAGTGATGTTGTTGGTCTCTGCGTTGTTGTCGGTTTTTCGGATGGTGGTGGGGCCAACGGCAGTTGACCGGGCGATTGCTAACGAGGTGTTGGTGTCAACGGTCGTGTGTGTTCTTGGTTTGTATATTGCGGCCACGCGGGATGGGTCGACGGTGTCGATTCTTATTTCGTTGTCGTTGGTGGGGTTTGTGTCTTCGTTGGCGGTGGCGCGGTTTGCGGCGCATGCTGATGATGCGGTGCAGCCAAGGTCGTTGGCGCCGGTGGTGGATGGGCGGGTTTTGTTGGAGGGTGCGGGCGGCGGTTCTGGTGAGGGGCAGTTTTCTGCAGGGCAGGGGGATCGTCGGTGAGTGTTGTGGAGCAGGTTGCTGATTGGGTGGCGCTGGCGGCGTTGTTTGTGGGGTCGTTTTTGTGTTTGACAGCTGCTGTGGGGTTGGGGCGGTTTCGGGACTTTTTTAGTCGGGTGCATGCGGCTGCTAAGCCGCAGACTTTGGGGGTGTTGTTGGTGTTGTTGGCGGTGGGGTTGAGGTTGCCGTCGTGGATTGATTTAGGGATGTTGTTGTTGGTGGGTGTCTTTCAGATGATCACGGTGCCAACGTCGGGTCATATGACTGGGCGGGGGTATTACGCATTGGCGCGTTCGGATAAGGCTGATGAGGGTGAGGTTTCGGGACAGGGTGGGTAGTGCAGGTACACAAGTGCCTGGTAGCTGACTTGTTGTATGGGTCAGTTACCAGGCACTTGTGTTTTATCTGGGGTGGGGTGTTCAGGAGATGTTGAGTTCTCCCATGGGGCCCCATTGGCCGTTTTCGACCTGTTTGCTGATGATTTGGGGGGTTTGGGTGAGGTATTGGGGGAATTCTTTTTTCATTGTTTCGAAGTGTTTGCTGGAAACGTGGGGTTCAGCTCCTTCGTCGGTGAATGCTTCGAGGAGGATGTAGGTGTTGGGGTCTTCGATGCTGCGGGACCATTCGAACCAGAGGTTGCCTTCTTCGGATCGGGTCGCTTCGGTGAAGGGGCGGCTGATTTCTGGCCAGTTATCTGCGTGTTCGGGTTTGATGAAGAATTTGACGTTGATGAGGATCATGCGTTCACGCTAACGGAGGTTGGTGATCTTCGCCGGGTGAGTTGTGTGGTGGGGTGGGGTTGTCATTGTTGTGTGGGGGCGGGATTTGGTTTTTTGGTCAGTGGTGGGGTGGGGCGTTCGGCCCAGCGGTCGGGTGTGTGTTCGCCGGTGGTGGTTATTTCGGTTCCGGCGGGTGCAGATGCGGGGGAGGGGGCTTCGGCGGTGGTGCCGCGTAGGCGGGAGAGGGTGCGCATGAGGTGGTAGACGGTGAGGGCGGCGCCGGTTCCTAAGGCGATGCCGTTGAAGGTGAGTCCGCCGAGGACCCAGGTGAAGTCAGCGATGCCGATGACCAGGGCTAGGGCTGCGGTGTTGAGGTTGACGGGGTCGGAGAAGTCGACGCGGTTTTGTACCCAGATGCGTACGCCGAGCATGCCGATCATGCCGTAGAGGACGGTGGCTGCGCCGCCGAGGATTCCGCTGGGGATGGTGTTAATGAGTTCGCCGAATTTGGGGATCATGCTTAGTGCTAGTGCGAAGAGTCCGGCGACGACGTAGGCGGCGGTGGAGTAAACGCGGGTGGCGGCCATGACGCCGATGTTTTCGGCGTAGGTGGTGGTTCCGGATCCGCCTCCGGATCCGGCGAGCATGGTGGAGATGCCGTCGGCGAAGAGTGCGCGTCCGGTGATGTCGTCGAGGTTGCGTCCGGTCATGGCTGCGACGGATTTGACGTGTCCGATGTTTTCGGCGATGAGGACGACGACTACGGGGAGGAACATGGCAAGGACGGATGGTTCGAAGGTGGGGGTGTGGAAGGTGGGTAGGCCGATCCAGGATGCTTTGTTGACTTCGGTGAAAGTGACTTCGCCGCGGGTGAGGGCGGTGGCGTAGCCGATGAGTACGCCGATGAGGATGGATAGGCGTCCGATGAGTCCTTTGAACAGGACGGTGGTGAGGATGATTGCCAGGATGGTGACGGTGGCGGTGATGGGGGCTTCTTTGACGTTGTTCCAGGCGGCGGGGGCGAGGTTGAAGCCGATGAGAGCGACGATGGCGCCGGTGACGGTGGGGGGCATGATTGTGTCGATCCAGCGGGCGCCGGCGACGTGGACGATTGCTCCGATGAGTGCTAGGAGTGCGCCGACGGCGATGACGCCGCCGAGTGCGGAGCCGGCGCCGTGGGAGGCAGCGGCGGCGGTGATGGGTGCGATGAGGGCGAAGCTGGAGCCGAGGTAGCTGGGGAGTCGTCCGCCGGTGATTGCTAGGAAGAGGAGGGTGCCGATGGCGGAGAAGAAGAGGGTGGTGGAGGGTGGGAATCCGGTGAGTCGGGGGACGAGGAATGTTGCGCCGAACATGGCTACGACGTGTTGGGCACCGATGCTTATGGTGAATGGCCAGGAGAGGCGTTCTTCGGGGGCGACGACTGCCCCGGGTGTGATGGTTCGGCCATCTGAGTGAAGTTTCCACCCGAGTGAGGGCATGGTGTTCTCCTTGTTGCCGCGCCGTTGGTGGGCGTGGTGGCGGTGAGGTGAGGGGTTGGATGCCCCGGTTGATGTGGGGCGGTTGGTGCCGTCCGTGGCTGGGTTGCGCAATAGCGTAGCTGCAGGGGTGTTGGGCGTGGGTTGGGTTGCCCCGGTGGCTGGGGTGAGGGCGGTTGCTGGGTGGTGCGCCTTTATATTGGTGCGCGTGCCTGATGCGTTTGATTCCTCCCGTGGTCGTTCTGAGTCTGGTGTTGGTGGTGTGAGTGGGGGACGTTCTGGGGGTGGTCGTTCTTCTGGTCGGGGTCGTGGTCGGGGAGGCCGCGTGGCGCGGCGCCCGTTGACGCAGGCGGAGCGGGCGGCGCGGGCTAAGCGTCGTCAGGCGCGGTTGGCTGCGGTTCCGCAGGTGTCGTATCCGGAGCATTTGCCGGTGGCTGGGGTGCGGGATGAGATTCTTGCGGCGATTCGTGACAACCAGGTGGTGGTGATTGCTGGTGAGACGGGGTCGGGGAAGACCACGCAGATTCCGAAGATGTGTTTGGAGTTGGGGCGGGGTATTGATGGGCAGATTGGGCATACGCAGCCGCGGCGTATTGCTGCGCGTTCGGTGGCGGAGCGGTTGGCTGAGGAGTTGGGGGTTGAGATTGGGGGTGCGGTTGGGTATCAGGTGCGTTTTAACGATGCGTCGAGTCGGGACACCTTGGTGAAGGTGATGACGGATGGGGTTTTGCTGGCGGAGTTGCAGCGGGATCGTTATTTGCGTCGTTATGACACGATCATTATTGATGAGGCTCATGAGAGGAGCCTCAATATTGATTTTATTTTGGGGTATTTGCGTCAGTTATCGCCGAAGCGTCCTGATTTGAAGGTGATTGTCACTTCGGCGACGATTGATCCGGAAAAGTTTGCGAATCATTTTGCTGGCCCGGATGGTCGTCCTGCGCCGATTTTGGAGGTATCGGGGCGTACATATCCGGTAGAGATTCGTTATCGGCCGCTTGTGCGTGAGCAGGTTTCGCGTTCTGGTGAGCGGGTTGAGGTGGAGGTGGATCAGGTTTATGGGATTACTGAGGCGGTGGAGGAGTTATGGACTGAGAGCCGTGGGGATGGTGGTGATCAGGATGTTTTGGTGTTTTGTTCGGGGGAGCGGGAGATCCGTGATGCTGTTGATGCGTTGGAGGCGATGAAGCTTCCAGATACGCAGGTGTTGCCGTTGTATGGGCGTTTATCTGCGGCGGAGCAGCATCGGATTTTTGCGGGGCATTCGGGGCGGCGCATTGTTGTGTCGACGAATGTGGCGGAGACGTCGTTGACGGTTCCGGGTATTCGGTATGTGGTGGATACGGGGACGGCGCGTATTAGTCGCTTTAATCAGCGGACGAAGGTTCAGCGTTTGCCGATTGAGGCGATTAGTCAGGCAAGTGCTAATCAGCGTTCGGGCCGTTCTGGGCGTTTGTCTGATGGTGTGGCGATTCGTTTGTATAGCGAGGAAGATTTCGCTGGCCGTCCGGAGTTTACGGATCCGGAAATCATGCGGACCAATTTGGCGAGTGTGATTTTGCAGATGATTTCGTTGGGGTTGGGTGATATTTCAGGTTTTCCGTTTGTTGATCCGCCGGATCGTCGCCAGATTGCTGATGGTTTGCGGTTGTTGCAGGAGTTGGGGGCGATTGAGGCCGGGGAGAAGGGGCCCCATCGTTTGACGCGGTTGGGTCGGGATATTGCTCGTATTCCGGTTGATCCGCGGTTGGCGCGGATGTTGATTGCGGCGGATCGTAACGGGACGTTGCGTGAAGTGATTGTGATTGTTGCGGGGTTGAGTATTCAGGATGTGCGGGAGCGTCCTTCGGAGGGGGCTGATTCTGCTCGTGCTGATCAGGCTCATGCGCGTTTTAAGGTCGAGGGTTCGGACTTTATGACGTTGTTGGCTGTGTGGGATTACTTGTCTGAGCAGCAGCGTGTTTTGTCTGGTTCGGCGTTCCGTCGGTTGTGTCGAGATGAGTATTTGCATTTCTTGCGGTTTAGGGAATGGCAGGACTTGGTGTCGCAGTTGCGGGACACGGTCAAGGAGCTTGGTTTGCGGGTGGGGACGGGGACTTCTCCGGCTTCGGCGGTGCATCAGGCGTTGTTGACGGGTTTGTTGTCGCAGGTGGGGGCGTGGGATCAGGAAAAGCGGGAGTACGTGGGTGCACGGGGGGCGCGTTTTGCCATTGGGCATGGTTCGGTGCTGCGGCGGGTGAACCCGGAGTGGGTGATGAGTGCCGAGTTGGTGGAGACAACGCGGTTGTGGGCGCGGACGAATGCGGTGACGTCGGCGGTGGATGTTGAGCAGGCGGCGGCGCATGTGGTGAAGCGGTCGCATTCGGAGCCGCGGTGGAGTCGTGGGCGTGCTGCGGCTATCGCTGATGAGCGAGTGACGTTGTTTGGTGTGCCGTTGGTGATTGGGCGGCGGGTGGCGTTGGCGCCGATTGATCCGCATTTGGCGCGTGATTTGTTTATTCGGCATGCGTTGGTGGAGGGCGATTGGGATACGCCGCATCGGTTTTTCCATGACAACCGTAAGTTGTTGGATCGGTTGTCAGAGTTGGAGTCGCGGGCTCGTCGTCGTGATTTGCTTGTTGATGATTCGGATTTGGTTGCGTTTTATGACGAGCGGATTCCGGCGTCGGTGACTAGTGGTGCTGCGTTTGATGCGTGGTGGAAGGATGCGCGTCGTGCGGATCCGGATTTGTTGACGTTTACGCAGGATGTGTTGGTTGCGGATACGGCTAATGCTGGTGATGGCCCGTTGGATGAGGCGTTGCGGGCGAAGTATCCGCATGTGTGGCAGCAGGGGGAGCTGTCTTTCCGGTTGACGTATGAGTTTGACCCAGGTGGTGCTGCTGATGGTGTGACGTGCCATATTCCGCTGGCGGTGTTGAACCAGGTGGAGAACGTGGGGTTTGACTGGTTGGTGCCTGGTTTGCGTGAGGATCTTGCGATTGCGTTGGTGAAGTCGTTGCCTAAGGCGACGCGTAAGCAGTTTGTTCCTGCTCCGGATCGGGCGCGGGCGGCGTTGGCGGCGATCAGTGTCGAGGGTGAGCCGGAGCCGGGTTCAGGTCCTGGGTTGGGGTTGTCTTTTGCGGATGAGTTGGCGCGGGGGCTGTATATCGTTACGGGTAAGCGGGTGCCGGAGGGGGAGTGGGGTATTGCTTCTTTACCTGCGCATTTGCGGATGAGTTTCACTGTGGAGGATGACCGGCGGCGCGCTATTGCTGAGGGTAAGGATTTGGAGGCGTTGCAGGAGGAGCTGGCGCCGAAGGTACGTGGAACGATGAAGAAGGCCGCTGCTGATCTGGAGCGCAAAGCGGTGACGTCGTGGGATTTCGGTGAGCTTCCTAGTGAGTTTGAGGGTAAGCGTGGAAAGAACACGGTGAAGGGGTTCCCGGCGCTGGTCGATCATGGTGATTCGGTGGCGATTGAGGTATTGGGGACGCGTCGGCAGCAGGAGACGGCTACGCATGATGGTTTGCGTCGGCTGGTTTTGTTGAATTCGACGGCGCCGTGGCAGCGCATTTTGACGTTGTTGAGTAATTCTCAACGGTTGGCGTTGGGTAATAACCCGCATGGTGGCATTGATGCGCTGCTAGAGGATGTGTTGGCGGCAGCGGTGGATGCGATTATTGCTGAGCAGGAGTCGGGGATGTCGGCGCGGATCCGTACTGCTGAGGCGTTTGATCAGGTGTTGGCTGCGGTCAAGCGGGAGGTTGTGCCGCATGTGATGGACATTGTTGACATGGTGGTTCCGGTGTTGGAGCGGTCGTTGAAGGTGCGGTTGGCGCTGGATGCGATGCATGCGGATCGGGTTAAGCAGATGCGTGTTGATCTGGAGCAGCAGCTTGTGGGGTTGGTGTATCCGGGGTTTGTTGCTGCGACGGGTATGAAGCAGTTGGCGCATGTGGCGCGGTATTTGCAGGCCATGTTGGTTCGGATAGAGAAGGGGCCGTTGGACCTGCGTAAGGATGCAGCTGCGGCTGAGGTTGTGGCGCGGGTGGAGCAGGAGAGGTTGGCGGTTGTAGCGAAGTTGCCTGTGACTGAGCATGGTGCGGCTGATGTTGTGCAGTTGCGCTGGCTCGTGGAGGAGTTGCGGGTGAGTTTGTTCGCGCAGCGATTGGGGACGGCTGTTCCTGTGTCTGAGAAGCGGATTTATGCGGCGATGGATCGGGTGGAGGATGCTCGTGATTAGAGGGTTGTTGGGGTAGTCGACTTGTGGTGCCGATGGGGTGTGTAGGAAGCCGTCGTTGGCGCGGCCTGCTGCGTGTTTTCGGTTTTTTGGGTCTTGTGCTCAAGTGGCGGAATTATTGCGGCCGGTGTTGCGTTGGCATTCCTGCGTTGACTGAGTTGCTTTCGCATGGCGGGCCACGGCCTGCGGTTTTGCGTGTGTGACGAGGGAGATGTGTGCAAGAAGTTATAATGGTGCAAGTCATTTTTGCCTGCGATTCGGCACTTGAACACCCCGGCTCCGTAATGTCCCGCGAGATGAGCGGTGAGACACGAGCCGCGCTAGCCGTCCGAGCAGGAATGCGACTGACCTACCAACCTACGTGAAAGGTGTCGGTGCAGCACGTGGCGAACGCCTCCGCAGAAGCCCCAACCGGTAAGAATGGAACCAAGCCTCTTCCGGCCGAGTTCTCGCACCCGGCCATCGCCGAGCTGCTGGCGGCTGGTGCCGCCACAGGAACCGTCGACAGTGTTTCCGTTCAGCGCGCATTGGTCGCGGCTGAATTAACTTTGGCGCGTCAGAAGGCGGTGTTGCGTGCTCTTGAGATGAGTGGCATCACGGTCACTCTTGATGCGAATCACGCAGCGCAGGCTGTCGCTGAAGGTCTTGGTGACAAGCCGCGTAAGCGTACGCCGCGGCGTAAGTCGACTAAGGCTGCTGGTACTACGACGCGGCGTACTAGCCGGGCCACGACGAAGAAGGTCGCGCCTGCGGCTGACGCGGCGGAGGGATCGGAAGAGGCTGCGGATAAGCCAGCGCCGCGTAAGCGCGCGACTCGTTCGACGGCGAAGTCGGCGGCTGCGAAAACTACGCGTACTCGTAAGGCCGCGAAGGAAGATCCGGAGCTCGAGGACGATCTCGATGTCGTGTCTGAGG
Proteins encoded:
- a CDS encoding putative quinol monooxygenase, whose translation is MILINVKFFIKPEHADNWPEISRPFTEATRSEEGNLWFEWSRSIEDPNTYILLEAFTDEGAEPHVSSKHFETMKKEFPQYLTQTPQIISKQVENGQWGPMGELNIS
- the mnhG gene encoding monovalent cation/H(+) antiporter subunit G, whose translation is MSVVEQVADWVALAALFVGSFLCLTAAVGLGRFRDFFSRVHAAAKPQTLGVLLVLLAVGLRLPSWIDLGMLLLVGVFQMITVPTSGHMTGRGYYALARSDKADEGEVSGQGG
- a CDS encoding monovalent cation/H+ antiporter complex subunit F encodes the protein MNVQLWVIGACVVMLLVSALLSVFRMVVGPTAVDRAIANEVLVSTVVCVLGLYIAATRDGSTVSILISLSLVGFVSSLAVARFAAHADDAVQPRSLAPVVDGRVLLEGAGGGSGEGQFSAGQGDRR
- a CDS encoding uracil-xanthine permease family protein; the encoded protein is MPSLGWKLHSDGRTITPGAVVAPEERLSWPFTISIGAQHVVAMFGATFLVPRLTGFPPSTTLFFSAIGTLLFLAITGGRLPSYLGSSFALIAPITAAAASHGAGSALGGVIAVGALLALIGAIVHVAGARWIDTIMPPTVTGAIVALIGFNLAPAAWNNVKEAPITATVTILAIILTTVLFKGLIGRLSILIGVLIGYATALTRGEVTFTEVNKASWIGLPTFHTPTFEPSVLAMFLPVVVVLIAENIGHVKSVAAMTGRNLDDITGRALFADGISTMLAGSGGGSGTTTYAENIGVMAATRVYSTAAYVVAGLFALALSMIPKFGELINTIPSGILGGAATVLYGMIGMLGVRIWVQNRVDFSDPVNLNTAALALVIGIADFTWVLGGLTFNGIALGTGAALTVYHLMRTLSRLRGTTAEAPSPASAPAGTEITTTGEHTPDRWAERPTPPLTKKPNPAPTQQ
- a CDS encoding Na+/H+ antiporter subunit E, producing the protein MRVVVDSSSARRQFRAVRRRVQPLPLVLLVTVWVMLWGRATWLNVIGGVVLTVGILVLLPLPPLILGVRLRLWAVVVLLMRFVVDLTVASFQVAARALQVGWQPQGRLLRVPLRSDNELIAVVNAEMNALVPGSVVVDLSPSEGWMLLHIFDAPDEESLRVALRKAQSQEERVIWALAENPQAVLRGRRRWRSVASGVEGQVQR
- the hrpA gene encoding ATP-dependent RNA helicase HrpA, yielding MTQAERAARAKRRQARLAAVPQVSYPEHLPVAGVRDEILAAIRDNQVVVIAGETGSGKTTQIPKMCLELGRGIDGQIGHTQPRRIAARSVAERLAEELGVEIGGAVGYQVRFNDASSRDTLVKVMTDGVLLAELQRDRYLRRYDTIIIDEAHERSLNIDFILGYLRQLSPKRPDLKVIVTSATIDPEKFANHFAGPDGRPAPILEVSGRTYPVEIRYRPLVREQVSRSGERVEVEVDQVYGITEAVEELWTESRGDGGDQDVLVFCSGEREIRDAVDALEAMKLPDTQVLPLYGRLSAAEQHRIFAGHSGRRIVVSTNVAETSLTVPGIRYVVDTGTARISRFNQRTKVQRLPIEAISQASANQRSGRSGRLSDGVAIRLYSEEDFAGRPEFTDPEIMRTNLASVILQMISLGLGDISGFPFVDPPDRRQIADGLRLLQELGAIEAGEKGPHRLTRLGRDIARIPVDPRLARMLIAADRNGTLREVIVIVAGLSIQDVRERPSEGADSARADQAHARFKVEGSDFMTLLAVWDYLSEQQRVLSGSAFRRLCRDEYLHFLRFREWQDLVSQLRDTVKELGLRVGTGTSPASAVHQALLTGLLSQVGAWDQEKREYVGARGARFAIGHGSVLRRVNPEWVMSAELVETTRLWARTNAVTSAVDVEQAAAHVVKRSHSEPRWSRGRAAAIADERVTLFGVPLVIGRRVALAPIDPHLARDLFIRHALVEGDWDTPHRFFHDNRKLLDRLSELESRARRRDLLVDDSDLVAFYDERIPASVTSGAAFDAWWKDARRADPDLLTFTQDVLVADTANAGDGPLDEALRAKYPHVWQQGELSFRLTYEFDPGGAADGVTCHIPLAVLNQVENVGFDWLVPGLREDLAIALVKSLPKATRKQFVPAPDRARAALAAISVEGEPEPGSGPGLGLSFADELARGLYIVTGKRVPEGEWGIASLPAHLRMSFTVEDDRRRAIAEGKDLEALQEELAPKVRGTMKKAAADLERKAVTSWDFGELPSEFEGKRGKNTVKGFPALVDHGDSVAIEVLGTRRQQETATHDGLRRLVLLNSTAPWQRILTLLSNSQRLALGNNPHGGIDALLEDVLAAAVDAIIAEQESGMSARIRTAEAFDQVLAAVKREVVPHVMDIVDMVVPVLERSLKVRLALDAMHADRVKQMRVDLEQQLVGLVYPGFVAATGMKQLAHVARYLQAMLVRIEKGPLDLRKDAAAAEVVARVEQERLAVVAKLPVTEHGAADVVQLRWLVEELRVSLFAQRLGTAVPVSEKRIYAAMDRVEDARD